A DNA window from Deltaproteobacteria bacterium contains the following coding sequences:
- the lspA gene encoding signal peptidase II produces MKLKYLILAAIAGAIITVDQATKMYVHTHFSLHESIDVIQGFFNLTYVRNYGAAFGFLAESHPSFREIFFLSMPPVALLVILGILRTVHETDRKQIVSLSLVFGGAIGNYIDRIRFRYVIDFLDFHIDKKYTWPAFNIADSAIVVGVAVLLFLELTRTKKAAEVTAGSTPNKDEPSPT; encoded by the coding sequence ATGAAACTGAAATATTTGATTCTGGCGGCTATTGCAGGAGCCATCATCACGGTCGATCAAGCGACGAAAATGTACGTCCATACTCATTTTTCTTTGCATGAATCGATCGATGTTATTCAAGGATTTTTCAATCTCACTTATGTTCGCAACTATGGTGCCGCGTTTGGATTTTTGGCCGAGAGTCATCCCTCATTCCGAGAGATTTTTTTCTTGTCGATGCCTCCAGTCGCGCTTTTGGTCATTTTAGGAATTCTGCGAACAGTGCATGAAACGGACCGAAAACAAATCGTTTCCCTTTCGCTGGTGTTTGGTGGCGCGATCGGAAATTACATCGACCGCATTCGCTTTCGCTACGTGATCGACTTTCTCGATTTTCATATCGACAAGAAATATACTTGGCCTGCGTTCAATATTGCCGACAGTGCGATTGTCGTCGGTGTTGCCGTACTCTTGTTCCTAGAGCTAACTCGCACCAAAAAAGCTGCGGAAGTTACCGCAGGCTCGACTCCTAATAAAGATGAGCCCTCACCGACGTGA
- the ileS gene encoding isoleucine--tRNA ligase — protein sequence MKETIQLPATDFPMKGNLPEREPVMIADWDKNQIYSKILAKNASRPAFTMPDGPPYANGNIHIGHVLNKCLKDFTVKFKNMSGFNATFIPGWDCHGLPIEINVTKELGAKRKEKTETDIRALCRQEAGKWVKIQGEQFKRLGVLADWQNPYLTMDPAYEAEEVRELARALRKGTLYRGEKPVYWCPTLQTALAEAEVEYHEHKSPSIYFVMDFTGPAKAFGNFSKPVGFAVWTTTPWTLPANLGLALNADFDYGFFDAGDRILICAVGLKESVEKETGLTLVATGTIVKGAKFERLKTKHPFYERDSLIVLGGHVTMEAGTGAVHTAPGHGQDDYRVGLQYGLKVLSPIDGAGCYTDEVPEYKGVKIWDANPLVVQRLRDNGGLLSFKEFVHQYPHNWRSKTPLIFRATPQWFLGMDLEESKEVSSGAAQMRKRALKEIQNIKFVPAWGEARLRAMIENRPDWCLSRQRIWGVPIPVFNCVKCDEVLANADVMDQVADAIEKEGGIEAYHAHPESHFTRDKSGVPLKCKCGSAEFKRGNDILDVWFDSGVCWSAVQKRRKGMTYPADIYLEGSDQHRGWFQTSLLASMATEGKAPFKALVTHGFVTDVQGRKMSKSLGNVVDPADTTKKSGAEILRLWCSYVDFGQDVGCGKESFDRVTETYRRFRNTMRFFLGNINDFNPQTDSVAFEKMTLLDQWALGRLNELIADTRAAYEAYEFYKVYHLLNQYFTVTLSAGYLDMLKDRLYTFKKTGAERRSAQTALFTIANSLTRIMAPITSFLSEEVYSYLPGEKADSVFLTDFPEVNPKWTGDGLQNDVDELFAIRSEVTKKLEELRQTKSIGSGLDAKIVIHADSKRAEVLKRHRALLTEFFIVSQVEFNVGAFEISAVHAEGEKCERCWYWSTEIGRDTKYPTVCPKCSTALAD from the coding sequence ATGAAAGAAACGATCCAGCTTCCAGCTACTGATTTCCCTATGAAGGGCAACCTCCCCGAACGCGAACCAGTAATGATCGCAGACTGGGACAAAAATCAAATTTACTCAAAAATTCTCGCGAAAAATGCTAGCCGCCCGGCCTTCACCATGCCTGATGGACCTCCGTACGCGAATGGCAACATTCACATCGGTCACGTTCTAAATAAGTGCCTCAAAGATTTCACAGTGAAGTTCAAAAATATGTCCGGCTTCAACGCGACATTTATTCCGGGCTGGGACTGTCACGGTTTACCAATTGAAATCAACGTCACAAAAGAACTCGGCGCCAAGCGAAAAGAAAAAACCGAAACCGACATTCGGGCGCTTTGCCGGCAAGAAGCAGGAAAATGGGTAAAAATCCAAGGGGAGCAGTTCAAGCGCCTGGGCGTACTCGCAGATTGGCAAAATCCTTATCTGACAATGGATCCCGCCTACGAGGCGGAAGAAGTTCGAGAACTTGCACGTGCTCTTCGCAAAGGAACGCTTTATCGCGGCGAAAAGCCAGTCTACTGGTGCCCAACGCTTCAAACCGCACTCGCGGAAGCTGAAGTAGAGTATCACGAGCACAAATCTCCTTCGATCTACTTTGTGATGGACTTCACAGGACCGGCGAAAGCGTTTGGGAACTTCAGCAAACCCGTTGGATTCGCAGTTTGGACGACAACTCCTTGGACGCTTCCAGCGAATCTCGGTTTGGCGTTGAACGCCGATTTTGATTACGGTTTTTTTGATGCCGGCGACCGCATACTTATCTGTGCGGTCGGCCTAAAGGAATCCGTCGAAAAGGAAACCGGGCTGACTCTTGTCGCGACCGGCACCATTGTAAAAGGCGCAAAATTTGAAAGACTAAAAACCAAACACCCGTTCTATGAACGCGATTCTTTAATCGTGCTTGGTGGGCACGTGACGATGGAAGCAGGTACTGGCGCAGTTCACACAGCGCCTGGCCACGGTCAGGACGATTACCGAGTTGGCCTTCAGTACGGACTCAAAGTTTTGTCTCCAATTGACGGAGCCGGGTGCTACACAGACGAAGTTCCTGAATACAAGGGCGTAAAAATCTGGGATGCAAATCCCCTTGTTGTTCAGCGCCTTCGCGACAATGGCGGACTTTTGTCATTCAAAGAATTTGTTCACCAATACCCGCACAATTGGCGCTCTAAAACTCCGCTGATTTTCCGTGCGACTCCGCAGTGGTTTCTTGGAATGGATTTGGAAGAATCAAAAGAAGTTTCTTCGGGTGCAGCGCAAATGCGAAAACGCGCGCTCAAGGAAATTCAGAATATTAAGTTCGTTCCAGCTTGGGGCGAGGCACGTTTGCGAGCGATGATTGAAAATCGACCTGACTGGTGTCTCTCGCGTCAAAGAATCTGGGGTGTCCCAATCCCTGTTTTCAATTGCGTTAAGTGTGATGAGGTTTTAGCGAACGCCGATGTCATGGACCAAGTGGCAGATGCAATTGAAAAAGAGGGCGGTATCGAAGCCTATCATGCGCATCCCGAAAGCCACTTCACGCGCGACAAATCTGGAGTTCCGCTAAAGTGCAAATGCGGATCAGCGGAATTTAAACGTGGGAATGACATTCTTGATGTCTGGTTCGATTCGGGTGTTTGCTGGTCGGCCGTTCAAAAACGACGTAAAGGAATGACCTACCCAGCAGATATTTATCTCGAAGGAAGTGACCAACACCGTGGCTGGTTTCAGACCTCGCTACTCGCATCGATGGCGACAGAAGGAAAAGCTCCGTTTAAAGCGCTCGTTACACATGGATTTGTAACGGATGTCCAAGGTCGAAAGATGTCTAAGTCATTAGGCAACGTCGTTGATCCTGCAGACACAACAAAAAAATCGGGTGCAGAAATTTTGCGACTTTGGTGTTCTTACGTCGACTTCGGTCAAGACGTTGGCTGCGGAAAGGAAAGTTTCGATCGCGTCACAGAAACCTATCGCCGCTTCCGAAACACCATGCGGTTCTTCCTTGGGAACATAAACGATTTCAATCCTCAAACTGATAGTGTGGCGTTCGAGAAAATGACGCTGCTCGATCAGTGGGCGCTCGGCCGACTCAACGAACTCATCGCTGACACTCGGGCAGCCTATGAAGCTTACGAGTTTTATAAGGTTTATCACCTGTTGAATCAGTACTTCACGGTGACACTGTCGGCGGGCTACCTCGACATGTTGAAAGACCGGCTTTACACTTTCAAAAAAACAGGTGCTGAACGTCGATCTGCCCAGACGGCGCTATTCACAATCGCCAACAGTCTGACGCGTATCATGGCGCCAATCACCTCGTTTTTATCTGAGGAAGTTTATTCTTATCTTCCTGGAGAGAAAGCAGACAGTGTGTTCTTAACCGACTTCCCAGAAGTAAATCCAAAATGGACGGGGGATGGGCTTCAGAATGACGTCGACGAACTTTTTGCGATTCGATCGGAAGTGACCAAGAAACTTGAAGAATTGCGCCAAACAAAATCGATCGGGTCTGGACTGGACGCGAAAATCGTGATCCACGCTGACTCAAAGCGCGCTGAAGTTCTAAAACGCCATCGTGCCCTTCTGACTGAGTTTTTTATTGTTTCCCAAGTCGAGTTCAACGTGGGAGCATTTGAGATATCAGCCGTGCATGCAGAGGGTGAAAAGTGTGAACGTTGCTGGTATTGGAGCACAGAGATCGGTCGCGACACAAAGTACCCCACGGTTTGCCCTAAGTGTTCGACGGCGCTCGCGGATTAG
- a CDS encoding sigma-54-dependent Fis family transcriptional regulator: protein MLRILVVDDDAGLRFSVREALSSAGRYEIAEAHDGLEAVEKVRASRFDLVMLDVDMPRLSGLEALKLIKEHDPSIQVIIMTAYANIDDAVSVVKEGAYNYLAKPISSEDLLAMTERALKAQSLISSIAASAPVLTEAGRKIIGSSNEMQKVFNIINRLSKVDTPVLIRGASGTGKELVARAVHYNSSRKDGKFVAINCSAIPENLFESELFGHEKGSFTGAHERKIGRFQFAEGGTLFLDELGEMPVTMQVKLLRVLQEKVFTPVGSNREIESNVRVIAATNRPLEQMIQEGKFREDLYYRLNVVPIYLPALAERKNDLENLVNGFIKKFNTAHCKRITNIAADAMAIFKRYSWPGNIRELENVIEHCFILESSNTLTLSSIPENVLNAVGVQLNGAGLDSVLSALASEGLTSAPSSAISLTPTSDELAAKTEDALDELQSMDAAGEEGDVDDGELTVSIGGDTLDFNKHKEAFEREFIVKALKTFKGRINQTALHANIPKKTLLRKIEKYGIIARDYADPK, encoded by the coding sequence ATGCTTCGGATTCTAGTTGTTGATGATGATGCGGGACTTCGCTTTTCAGTGCGGGAAGCACTGTCTTCCGCCGGTCGCTACGAAATCGCAGAAGCGCATGATGGCCTTGAGGCTGTTGAAAAAGTGCGAGCGAGCCGGTTTGACCTCGTTATGCTTGATGTCGACATGCCGAGACTTTCTGGCCTAGAGGCCCTCAAGCTAATTAAGGAACACGACCCCTCCATTCAGGTCATTATCATGACCGCTTACGCGAATATTGACGATGCGGTTTCGGTGGTCAAAGAAGGCGCTTACAACTACCTTGCGAAGCCAATTAGCTCGGAAGATCTTCTTGCGATGACCGAGCGAGCGCTGAAAGCACAGTCTTTGATTTCAAGCATCGCGGCGAGTGCCCCGGTCTTGACTGAGGCCGGTCGAAAAATCATTGGCTCGTCCAATGAGATGCAAAAGGTTTTCAACATTATCAATCGACTATCAAAAGTCGACACACCCGTTTTGATTCGCGGCGCATCGGGAACCGGGAAAGAGCTTGTCGCTCGCGCTGTTCACTATAACAGCTCGCGAAAAGATGGAAAATTTGTCGCCATCAACTGTTCCGCTATTCCGGAAAACCTTTTCGAGAGTGAGCTCTTTGGCCACGAAAAAGGTTCTTTCACGGGCGCTCATGAACGAAAAATCGGCCGCTTTCAGTTTGCCGAGGGCGGAACACTTTTCCTCGACGAGCTGGGCGAAATGCCAGTCACAATGCAGGTAAAGCTTCTTCGCGTACTTCAAGAAAAAGTATTTACTCCTGTGGGATCTAACCGCGAAATCGAATCCAACGTTCGCGTTATTGCTGCGACCAATCGACCTCTTGAACAAATGATTCAAGAGGGGAAGTTCCGCGAAGATCTTTACTATCGACTCAATGTCGTACCAATTTATTTGCCTGCGTTGGCAGAGAGAAAAAACGACCTCGAAAACTTGGTCAATGGTTTCATCAAGAAGTTCAATACCGCTCACTGCAAACGCATAACAAATATCGCCGCCGATGCGATGGCGATTTTTAAGCGGTATTCGTGGCCAGGAAATATCCGCGAACTTGAAAACGTGATCGAACATTGTTTCATCCTGGAGTCTTCGAACACGCTGACGCTTTCTTCTATTCCAGAGAATGTCCTCAATGCCGTCGGAGTGCAGCTGAATGGGGCGGGATTAGATTCCGTCCTCAGTGCACTCGCATCCGAAGGCCTTACTTCCGCTCCTTCATCAGCCATCAGTTTGACGCCCACGTCTGATGAGCTTGCGGCAAAAACGGAGGACGCTCTTGACGAGCTCCAGTCGATGGATGCCGCAGGCGAAGAAGGCGACGTCGACGATGGTGAATTGACAGTTTCGATCGGCGGAGACACGCTGGATTTTAATAAACATAAAGAAGCGTTCGAACGTGAGTTCATAGTGAAAGCCTTGAAAACATTTAAAGGCCGAATAAATCAAACCGCACTTCACGCCAATATTCCCAAGAAGACACTTCTTCGTAAAATCGAAAAATACGGCATCATTGCTCGAGATTACGCAGATCCAAAATAG
- a CDS encoding CHASE2 domain-containing protein yields MFAAAITAILTQFPFDYIESFTYDVRLRFRPAPAPSGHVATIVIDPATIQELGRVPNANDFKTVVERLHQAKAHTIVSLINLSETLGSAEEQRALANSASEIPRFVVALDDVPLGGERDALKLPVPFEKVKTASAPVPVDRNIFARDDVTRRMMLAYQGLPTLYPTTAAQIWELNGQPAKPVYDREAFRGVFDYLKSDQAYIRFAPAGTYQAISFLSVLRGTVDLNQFQNKIVILGRDIQTTSKDYVRTPYSREIVAMTIVELSANMFDTLIQNEAPIRAPQWVNTLLTGLISYLTVIVVLTLTPTTGLLILGSTLTGYFVAAFLALWLGGFWIAVAHPFIAIFICYYFFIPYRLIIENRRSWEYYQKNKLLTQVEELKTNFLSMMSHDLKTPIARIQGMADVVRNDSNPLSARQREAVETLRRSSDELLEFVSGILNLGRIESKAIQLHFHSKDVNALVKDVIAKLEYLARSKNIEIRAELEPLFSIKIDVDLMRQVFQNLIENGIKYSPEGTSILVTSEERDGSIVVQVADQGPGIPEDELPHIFMKFYRSRNAKGSTIKGSGLGLYLAKYFVELHKGRVLVDSTLGQGTTFTVELPTE; encoded by the coding sequence ATCTTTGCAGCTGCAATCACCGCAATCCTGACTCAGTTTCCGTTCGATTACATTGAATCTTTCACCTATGACGTTCGGCTTAGATTCCGACCGGCACCGGCTCCCTCTGGCCATGTCGCTACAATCGTCATAGACCCCGCTACAATTCAAGAACTCGGGCGTGTTCCAAACGCGAATGATTTCAAAACTGTGGTCGAACGCCTTCATCAGGCAAAAGCCCACACGATTGTTTCTTTGATTAATCTTTCGGAAACGCTTGGCTCGGCCGAAGAGCAGCGGGCGCTCGCGAACAGTGCCTCCGAAATCCCAAGATTCGTCGTCGCTTTGGACGACGTTCCGTTAGGTGGCGAACGAGATGCGCTGAAGCTTCCTGTCCCCTTTGAAAAAGTTAAGACCGCAAGTGCGCCGGTCCCAGTCGACCGAAACATTTTTGCCCGTGACGACGTGACGAGAAGGATGATGCTCGCCTACCAAGGCTTGCCCACTCTCTATCCGACGACCGCCGCGCAAATTTGGGAACTCAATGGTCAACCTGCGAAACCCGTCTACGACCGAGAAGCATTTCGCGGAGTGTTTGATTATCTAAAAAGCGATCAGGCCTACATCCGTTTCGCTCCCGCGGGCACCTACCAGGCGATCAGTTTTCTTTCAGTCCTAAGAGGCACGGTTGATCTCAATCAATTTCAAAACAAGATCGTGATCCTTGGCCGGGACATTCAGACAACTTCGAAAGATTATGTTCGAACCCCCTATTCCAGAGAAATCGTGGCGATGACGATCGTCGAACTCTCAGCCAACATGTTTGATACGCTCATTCAAAACGAAGCGCCGATCCGAGCACCGCAATGGGTGAACACGCTGCTCACCGGACTCATTTCCTACCTGACGGTCATCGTCGTCCTGACGCTAACCCCGACAACGGGCTTGTTAATCCTTGGCTCGACCCTCACCGGATATTTTGTCGCTGCATTTTTAGCACTTTGGCTAGGCGGATTTTGGATCGCAGTCGCTCATCCGTTTATCGCGATTTTCATCTGCTATTATTTCTTTATTCCCTACCGCTTGATCATCGAAAATCGGCGAAGCTGGGAATACTACCAAAAGAATAAACTGCTGACTCAGGTTGAAGAGCTTAAAACGAACTTCCTCTCGATGATGTCGCATGATCTTAAAACGCCGATCGCACGTATTCAGGGGATGGCTGATGTCGTTCGCAACGACAGCAATCCCCTGTCTGCCCGTCAGCGGGAGGCCGTCGAAACTTTGCGACGTTCTAGCGATGAGCTTTTGGAGTTTGTCTCTGGCATACTAAATCTCGGTCGAATTGAGTCCAAAGCGATTCAACTGCATTTTCATTCGAAGGATGTGAACGCGCTGGTAAAAGACGTGATCGCAAAACTCGAATACCTCGCTCGCTCGAAAAATATCGAAATTCGGGCGGAACTCGAGCCCCTGTTTAGCATAAAAATCGATGTGGATCTGATGCGGCAAGTGTTTCAAAACCTGATCGAAAACGGAATCAAGTACAGCCCGGAAGGAACCTCGATTTTAGTGACCTCTGAAGAGCGGGACGGATCGATCGTTGTCCAGGTCGCTGACCAGGGCCCGGGCATCCCAGAGGATGAACTTCCTCACATCTTTATGAAATTTTATCGTAGTCGAAACGCCAAGGGCTCAACTATTAAGGGCTCAGGCCTCGGTCTCTATCTTGCTAAATACTTTGTCGAATTGCATAAAGGGCGAGTCCTCGTGGATTCGACGCTTGGGCAGGGAACTACGTTCACAGTCGAATTGCCAACGGAATAA
- a CDS encoding radical SAM protein has translation MIEKTNAMEMEIVRHGELLGLRTRDQRTFGFHSDTMEVAALAPQAWTALRALQSPSIQVESKEENEAISELKQWEQERAGSGTSVSRLREPAIRSLTINVAQVCNLACTYCAAGGDGTYGSKVKTPDLEKTQELLARLLNKVPAGEKFVITFLGGEPLLHPQILRSIERHAKLVTAGQGIKLRFDIVTNGTLVTPDAAELLASMNAHVTISIDGHPEDNDNARLTKSGKGSSALVLKGLEELLKVRERLGSLTAGAVFGKHGLSIVRAWEFLSVYPFDSMKFDFAAEVDDELASKIYAKGISEVADLAYARGGENELRRLHVFDHLFRALDDRARIENHCLAGKNHLQLDTDGRLTACQWFVGQKDEELGSTDHAELNLKNPVLQGFSQPLIEKHGCGSCWARHICGGGCMHVNKVKNGNKHKVDHAFCERTRTIIAKGIERYAESRYTNGRRDDGDISEIH, from the coding sequence GTGATCGAGAAAACGAATGCGATGGAGATGGAAATCGTCAGGCACGGCGAACTTCTCGGCTTGAGAACCCGCGACCAGCGGACTTTTGGTTTTCATTCAGACACAATGGAAGTCGCTGCTCTTGCTCCGCAGGCTTGGACTGCTCTTCGCGCACTTCAATCACCGTCCATCCAGGTTGAATCAAAAGAAGAGAACGAAGCCATTTCTGAGCTGAAGCAATGGGAACAAGAACGCGCAGGATCTGGGACATCGGTTTCGAGATTGCGAGAGCCCGCGATTCGTTCGCTCACGATTAACGTTGCGCAAGTCTGCAATCTTGCCTGCACTTATTGCGCGGCCGGAGGCGACGGAACCTATGGATCTAAAGTTAAAACACCTGACCTTGAAAAGACCCAAGAACTGCTGGCTCGGCTTTTAAACAAAGTTCCCGCCGGCGAAAAATTTGTTATTACGTTTCTTGGCGGTGAACCGCTTTTACATCCTCAGATTCTTCGATCAATCGAACGACACGCAAAGCTCGTCACTGCAGGCCAAGGAATAAAGCTGCGTTTCGACATCGTCACCAACGGGACTCTCGTGACGCCGGATGCGGCCGAACTGCTCGCATCGATGAATGCCCACGTCACGATCTCGATCGACGGTCATCCTGAAGACAACGACAACGCTCGCCTGACGAAATCGGGGAAAGGATCTAGCGCCTTAGTGCTAAAGGGGCTCGAGGAGCTGTTGAAGGTCCGCGAACGCCTGGGCTCTTTGACGGCAGGAGCGGTTTTTGGGAAACATGGGCTAAGCATCGTTCGAGCCTGGGAATTTCTTTCTGTATACCCGTTTGATTCGATGAAGTTCGACTTTGCAGCCGAAGTTGACGACGAACTGGCATCGAAAATATACGCAAAAGGCATCTCCGAGGTGGCCGATCTCGCCTATGCACGCGGGGGCGAAAATGAACTTCGCCGCCTTCATGTTTTTGATCATCTGTTTCGCGCGCTCGACGATCGCGCCCGAATTGAAAATCATTGTTTGGCTGGCAAAAATCATCTTCAGCTTGATACCGACGGTCGATTGACTGCCTGCCAATGGTTTGTTGGACAAAAGGACGAAGAACTTGGTTCGACAGATCACGCAGAACTAAACCTGAAGAACCCTGTGCTTCAGGGATTTTCTCAGCCACTCATCGAGAAGCATGGCTGCGGCTCGTGCTGGGCTCGCCACATCTGCGGTGGCGGCTGTATGCATGTAAATAAGGTTAAAAACGGAAATAAGCACAAGGTGGACCACGCCTTCTGCGAGCGAACACGAACCATCATCGCCAAAGGAATTGAACGATATGCTGAATCACGATATACAAACGGTCGACGAGACGACGGAGACATCAGTGAAATTCATTAA
- a CDS encoding PBP1A family penicillin-binding protein → MNETPPTNESHGQNPTGQNPTSQNRGRKRRILLALALILFFLSITAALIVGTWIFQLDREIAQRFEQKRFAPPVEFYSAPELIRVGQILGPEELTAVFARRGYRAREFGQPLQPSDFSLWPGDGCASILPNTSQASENFTAKDIKSCVAFRHQPSSASSFSASAILQSIQENSSHSQADINARVEPNPDDLTSDSDPGDETNENGFPPPAAEESDGATPRISDSEPVQIIAFNSQSEVVGTFAGANPRPVDSAVLNPELYAQYYGDRPTLRTEVSLGQIPPACKDALLAIEDPAFLEHSGISFTGLIRAVVTNLRRGRFAQGGSTITQQLVKNYFLTEEKTLRRKVTEIAMSFLVERRATKEDILETYLNLIYMGQNGPFEVRGFAAASQHYFAKPIDRLETHECALLAAILNSPGMFNPFTKPDAAMKRRTRVLEKMKESGRLDAETAASASAHPLPKSPARSMTEPAPYFVKSARKELETLGLDLSQGLRVYTTLDLRTQEAAQRAVRQGLEKLETTNTLIKKIKTEKGKSLEALLVAADPSSGFINAIVGGRSYTATQYNRATESRRQVGSVMKPFVYLTALESGSREEAAFTPESELDDNAYTIKYEGQSWTPKNYDGKYRGTVPLWFALAESLNSSTARLGQEVGIKNVIELSRRLGMTSKLENLPSLALGAFEIAPLEVLAAYTSLARLGSRVPLSTLYRVEDLSGRELHSFRPTAEAVVNTEAASMLVGILKAAVDHGTGRGARAMGLVGPAAGKTGTTNDKKDSWFAGFTPNQVAVVWVGYDDNTSHGLTGGSGAVPIWSQFMLNSQKLSKSILANLDFPWPDTVQLKTIEVSDLEKYPGIGELIKEPVTIIEPKESKSKSSPGFF, encoded by the coding sequence GTGAACGAGACCCCTCCCACTAACGAAAGCCACGGGCAAAATCCAACCGGGCAAAATCCGACCAGCCAAAATCGCGGCCGGAAACGTCGAATCCTTCTGGCTCTAGCGCTGATTTTATTTTTTCTGTCGATCACCGCCGCGCTTATCGTCGGCACTTGGATTTTTCAACTCGATCGGGAAATCGCCCAACGGTTTGAGCAAAAACGATTCGCCCCGCCGGTCGAGTTCTACTCAGCACCCGAACTCATAAGAGTGGGGCAGATCCTTGGCCCTGAAGAACTGACTGCCGTTTTTGCCCGGCGCGGGTACCGCGCACGTGAGTTCGGTCAACCGCTTCAACCGTCTGACTTTAGCCTGTGGCCAGGCGATGGCTGCGCGTCGATTTTACCCAACACCAGTCAAGCTTCAGAGAACTTCACCGCCAAGGACATCAAAAGCTGTGTCGCCTTCCGGCACCAGCCCAGTTCAGCCTCAAGCTTTTCAGCAAGCGCGATCCTACAGTCGATACAAGAAAATTCATCTCATTCGCAAGCAGACATTAACGCGAGAGTCGAGCCCAACCCGGACGACTTGACGTCGGACTCAGATCCGGGCGACGAGACCAATGAGAATGGGTTTCCACCGCCAGCGGCCGAGGAAAGCGATGGAGCCACTCCAAGAATCTCGGATTCTGAACCCGTTCAGATCATAGCCTTCAATTCGCAAAGCGAAGTCGTCGGTACATTCGCTGGTGCGAATCCGCGACCTGTCGATTCCGCGGTGCTCAATCCGGAGCTCTATGCTCAATACTATGGCGACCGCCCCACGTTGCGCACAGAGGTGAGCCTGGGCCAAATCCCGCCAGCCTGTAAAGATGCACTTCTGGCGATCGAAGACCCAGCTTTCTTAGAACATTCGGGAATCAGCTTCACGGGACTTATTCGTGCAGTTGTAACTAATCTTCGACGTGGCCGTTTCGCACAAGGCGGCAGTACGATCACCCAGCAGCTAGTAAAGAACTACTTTCTCACTGAAGAAAAAACTTTGCGCCGAAAAGTCACAGAAATAGCGATGTCGTTTCTCGTCGAGCGACGAGCCACAAAAGAGGACATCCTAGAAACCTATTTAAATTTGATTTACATGGGGCAAAACGGACCCTTCGAAGTTCGGGGTTTCGCCGCAGCATCTCAGCACTATTTCGCTAAGCCGATCGATCGATTGGAAACCCACGAATGCGCCCTGCTTGCTGCCATCCTGAATAGTCCAGGAATGTTCAACCCTTTCACGAAACCCGATGCCGCAATGAAACGGCGCACGCGAGTCCTCGAAAAAATGAAAGAGTCAGGTCGACTGGACGCAGAAACTGCTGCGAGTGCATCGGCCCATCCGCTTCCGAAGTCCCCTGCTCGATCAATGACCGAGCCTGCGCCTTACTTTGTTAAGTCTGCGCGAAAAGAACTTGAAACGTTAGGATTGGATTTGTCGCAAGGTCTTCGCGTTTACACCACTCTCGATTTACGCACCCAAGAGGCAGCACAACGGGCTGTGCGACAAGGACTTGAAAAACTTGAAACAACAAACACACTGATAAAAAAAATTAAAACTGAAAAGGGAAAAAGCCTTGAGGCGCTGCTTGTCGCGGCCGATCCATCTTCCGGTTTCATCAACGCCATTGTCGGAGGCCGTAGTTACACGGCCACTCAGTACAATCGAGCTACTGAAAGTCGACGCCAAGTCGGTTCAGTCATGAAACCCTTCGTGTACTTGACGGCGCTCGAATCAGGCTCAAGGGAAGAAGCGGCGTTTACCCCAGAGTCGGAACTCGATGACAACGCCTACACGATAAAATACGAGGGACAATCTTGGACCCCGAAAAATTATGATGGAAAATATCGAGGCACAGTTCCGCTTTGGTTCGCTCTTGCCGAATCGCTGAACTCATCTACGGCGCGCCTCGGACAAGAAGTGGGAATCAAAAATGTGATTGAACTTTCACGTCGACTTGGAATGACATCTAAACTCGAAAACCTTCCTTCCTTAGCGCTTGGAGCCTTCGAAATCGCTCCGCTTGAGGTACTTGCGGCCTACACGTCTCTCGCAAGATTAGGATCCCGCGTTCCGCTCTCCACTTTGTATAGAGTGGAAGACTTATCAGGAAGAGAGCTCCACAGTTTCCGGCCGACTGCGGAGGCCGTCGTCAACACCGAGGCCGCTAGTATGTTGGTTGGAATCTTAAAAGCTGCAGTTGATCACGGCACGGGACGCGGGGCACGCGCGATGGGACTCGTGGGTCCTGCTGCGGGAAAAACGGGTACCACGAATGACAAAAAAGATTCGTGGTTCGCTGGCTTCACACCCAATCAGGTCGCCGTGGTTTGGGTCGGATACGATGACAACACATCGCACGGTCTAACCGGCGGATCAGGCGCAGTTCCGATTTGGTCGCAATTCATGCTTAATTCGCAGAAGCTTTCAAAATCGATTCTTGCCAATTTAGATTTCCCTTGGCCAGACACAGTTCAGCTTAAGACGATTGAAGTTTCTGACCTCGAAAAATACCCTGGGATCGGCGAGCTCATTAAAGAGCCCGTAACCATCATCGAACCCAAAGAATCAAAATCGAAATCTTCACCCGGCTTCTTCTAA